Proteins encoded in a region of the Cheilinus undulatus linkage group 8, ASM1832078v1, whole genome shotgun sequence genome:
- the LOC121513586 gene encoding potassium/sodium hyperpolarization-activated cyclic nucleotide-gated channel 4 isoform X1, whose amino-acid sequence MLLLMMGNLIILPVGITFFRDENTPSWIIFNVVSDTLFMVDLVLNFRTGIIKEDSTEILLDPRAIRQNYLKSWFLVDFVSSIPVDYIFLMVDSLDSEVYRTARALRIVRFTKILSLLRLLRLSRLIRYIHQWEEIFHMTYDLASAMVRIVNLIGMMLLLCHWDGCLQFLVPMLQDFPPDCWVSKNLMVNDTWGVQYSYALFKAMSHMLCIGYGAQAPEGMTDVWLTMLSMIVGATCYAMFIGHATALIQSLDSSRRQYQEKYKQVEQYMSFHKLPADVRQKIHEYYEHRFQGKMFDEENILGELSEPLKEEIVSFNCRSLVANMPLFANADPNFVTAVLTKLRFEVFQPADFIIREGTVGRKMYFIQHGRVSVLTRGNKETKLSDGSYFGEICLLTRGRRTASVRADTYCRLYSLSVDSFNEVLEEHPMMRRAFETVAVDRLDRIGRKNSMLLRKSSQAGSLGGSMGRGGRGGGAPGAGGLAASGLGSCDSILVQQIVKHDSMPAMQDAIAAAAAAGRGGVMGGSGTVSPRPRPVIWAPLVHAPLQTAAATSNVAIALMHQQQQQQQQLQQLQQQHALGGAFFLPSPLISPSPSSSFPLSPPRAPVLQPLRPSVSSLIGMMAIGGMGGLSPRAFPLSPSTMGPPGGVTSPPIAKTPPTPASSVPTSVQQGRTLHYSLRLQADHPTVIPGQLGTPTGGPQTTPIHKVPTTNPPAAPGVPSDGSTSVAGQQGAKEALLRHGANSSQGLPALGRLTQEARLLSASQPTLPHRSWVGVQPHPPLHRKASGGNLLAAPFLAGQLNRGSSAGMLTSNAPVQLVTNIPFNAQAQPQATVPVPPTLAQAVSANTATCTQSALHTASVPIHTAAHLPSATLSSSSPPKQTQLSSATFSPAPTPSSPTPILTQTPRPKPIPMTPSGSSSPPICSTPPSAGTNTLLLSSTPRPKPIHTPSPRSSSPSPSSTPPPSSVSSPVPLPQTYGSKSSLTSSSPPSSLTSSPPHPQSPRAKASNTPPSASPLSGSSPAQTPIPSPIQTPNPRSRTSTPSQTPTQTTTPVTPTKTPTTTLSPSSIPVSPVPSLSKSQSPTPCLQPSASRGPTSSQIPKQASPLTPTQSASPSPTPSSTSPSTKITFSVHLVNQTPAVVTVSPSLSSSHSIKPTTTITSPSTALSPNPSSSSPSSLNIPPSAIPTSPGIKSATANPPKQTPTTTAAPIHSSKLKSPSTPAQTSQASTPTPTQSAHAATPANNTSPKGGKKDPQLPLARKDSEGLRHKLPANM is encoded by the exons ATGTTGCTGTTGATGATGGGGAATTTAATCATCCTTCCAGTGGGCATCACTTTCTTCAGAGATGAGAACACGCCCTCGTGGATCATCTTCAACGTGGTCTCTGACACTCTCTTCATGGTCGACCTGGTCTTAAACTTCAGGACCGGCATCATTAAAGAGGACAGCACTGAGATATTACTGGACCCAAG GGCGATTCGTCAGAACTACCTGAAGAGTTGGTTCCTTGTGGACTTTGTGTCATCAATCCCAGTGGACTACATCTTCCTCATGGTGGACAGTCTGGACTCTGAGGTCTACAGGACAGCCAGGGCACTACGTATCGTCCGCTTTACCAAAATCCTGAGTCTGCTTCGACTGCTCCGCCTGTCCAGACTCATCCGTTACATCCACCAGTGGGAGGAG ATCTTCCACATGACGTACGACCTTGCCAGTGCCATGGTGAGGATAGTTAACCTCATTGGTATGATGCTGCTGCTTTGTCACTGGGATGGCTGTCTCCAGTTCCTGGTCCCCATGCTGCAAGACTTTCCACCTGACTGCTGGGTCTCCAAGAATCTGATGGTG AACGACACGTGGGGTGTACAGTACTCCTATGCTCTGTTCAAAGCAATGAGCCACATGTTGTGCATCGGGTACGGCGCCCAGGCTCCTGAAGGAATGACAGACGTGTGGCTGACCATGCTCAGTATGATCGTCGGTGCCACCTGCTATGCCATGTTCATCGGCCATGCCACTGCTCTCATTCAGTCACTTGACTCCTCTCGACGGCAGTACCAGGAGAAG TACAAGCAGGTGGAGCAGTACATGTCATTCCATAAACTTCCTGCAGATGTTCGGCAAAAAATCCATGAGTACTACGAGCACCGCTTTCAGGGGAAAATGTTTGATGAGGAGAACATCCTGGGAGAACTCAGTGAGCCACTCAAAGAG GAGATTGTCAGCTTTAATTGCCGCAGCTTGGTGGCTAACATGCCGCTGTTTGCCAATGCTGACCCCAACTTTGTGACTGCCGTGCTGACCAAGCTACGCTTTGAAGTTTTCCAACCTGCAGATTTCATCATCCGTGAGGGCACTGTTGGAAGAAAGATGTACTTCATCCAACACGGACGGGTCAGTGTGCTGACACGTGGCAACAAGGAAACTAAGCTGAGTGATGGCTCTTACTTTGGAG AGATCTGTTTACTGACTCGTGGACGGAGGACAGCCAGTGTCCGTGCAGATACGTACTGCCGTCTGTATTCTCTCAGTGTAGACAGCTTTAATGAGGTGTTGGAGGAACATCCCATGATGCGACGTGCTTTTGAAACTGTTGCAGTTGACCGACTGGATCGTATTG GGAGGAAGAATTCTATGCTCCTGCGGAAGTCCTCCCAGGCTGGTTCTCTGGGGGGCAGTATGGGTCGTGGAGGCCGGGGTGGAGGTGCTCCAGGAGCTGGAGGCCTTGCAGCAAGCGGTCTTGGCTCCTGTGACAGCATACTGGTGCAACAGATTGTCAAACATGACAGCATGCCTGCCATGCAGGATGCTATAGCAGCTGCCGCTGCAGCGGGAAGAGGTGGAGTCATGGGAGGAAGTGGCACCGTCTCTCCTCGGCCACGTCCGGTCATTTGGGCACCGTTGGTTCATGCCCCCCTGCAGACAGCTGCCGCCACCAGTAATGTAGCTATCGCCCTCATGCatcagcagcaacaacaacagcagcagctccagcagctgcagcagcagcatgcacTTGGAGGCGCTTTCTTCCTGCCCTCCCCTCTTATCTCTCCAtccccttcctcctctttcccccTTTCCCCTCCACGTGCACCTGTGTTACAACCGCTTCGCCCCTCTGTGAGCTCTCTGATCGGGATGATGGCTATTGGTGGGATGGGTGGATTGTCTCCAAGagcctttcctctctctccctcaacCATGGGGCCTCCTGGTGGGGTCACATCACCACCAATTGCTAAAACTCCACCTACACCTGCCTCTTCAGTCCCAACTTCTGTCCAGCAGGGAAGGACTCTCCATTATAGCCTCCGCCTCCAGGCTGATCATCCTACAGtgattcctggacagctgggaaCTCCTACAGGTGGACCACAAACTACCCCCATCCACAAGGTACCTACCACAAACCCGCCTGCTGCCCCAGGTGTACCTTCAGATGGTAGCACTTCTGTGGCCGGCCAACAGGGAGCAAAAGAAGCTCTTTTACGTCATGGGGCAAATAGCTCTCAAGGTCTGCCAGCGCTGGGCAGGCTCACCCAGGAAGCCCGGCTGCTGTCGGCCTCACAGCCCACCCTGCCTCACCGCTCCTGGGTTGGGGTTCAGCCTCATCCACCCCTGCATAGGAAGGCCTCTGGTGGAAATTTACTGGCAGCCCCTTTCCTGGCAGGGCAGTTAAACAGGGGAAGCAGTGCAGGAATGCTGACATCTAATGCACCAGTTCAGTTGGTGACAAATATACCGTTTAATGCACAAGCACAACCACAGGCCACAGTGCCTGTTCCTCCCACCCTAGCACAGGCTGTCTCTGCAAACACAGCCACATGCACACAGTCCGCCCTTCATACTGCCTCTGTACCCATACATACAGCTGCACACTTGCCTTCTGCTACTTTGTCATCTTCCTCCCCTCCAAAGCAGACCCAGCTCTCCTCTGCCACCTTTTCTCCTGCACCTACCCCCTCTTCTCCAACACCTATTCTCACCCAAACACCTCGCCCTAAACCAATCCCAATGACCCCTTCTGGCTCTTCTTCTCCCCCCATTTGCTCCACACCTCCTTCAGCAGGAACaaacacactgctgctgtcatCAACTCCACGTCCCAAACCAATCCACACACCTTCTCCCCGCTCATCCTCCCCCTCTCCTTCATCCACACCACCTCCATCTTCTGTTTCTAGCCCTGTTCCACTGCCTCAAACTTATGGGTCCAAATCATCTCTTACTTCCTCTTCTCCACCTTCGTCCTTGACTTCTTCCCCACCACATCCTCAGAGCCCCAGAGCCAAGGCATCTAACACACCTCCTTCTGCTTCTCCCTTGTCTGGCTCCAGTCCTGCCCAGACCCCCATACCTTCTCCGATACAAACTCCCAATCCTCGTAGCCGCACTTCAACCCCTTCCCAAACTCCTACCCAAACCACTACACCCGTAACTCCCACAAAGACTCCCACCACTACACTTTCCCCCTCTTCAATCCCTGTTTCACCTGTTCCCTCCTTAAGTAAGTCCCAAAGTCCAACCCCTTGTCTCCAGCCATCTGCCTCCAGAGGTCCTACTTCGAGTCAGATCCCTAAACAGGCCTCACCTCTGACCCCAACCCAAAGTGCTTCTCCTTCtccaaccccatccagcaccagCCCTTCGACTAAAATAACTTTCTCAGTTCATCTTGTAAATCAAACCCCTGCTGTCGTTACGGTAAGCCCTTCTTTAAGCTCAAGTCATTCCATCAAACCAACCACAACGATAACCTCACCCTCAACAGCTTTAAGCCCAAACCCAAGCTCATCTAGCCCTTCCTCACTTAATATCCCCCCTTCTGCCATCCCCACCTCTCCTGGTATCAAGTCTGCCACTGccaaccccccaaaacaaacacctaccaccacagctgcccctATTCACTCATCAAAACTCAAATCGCCTTCTACACCTGCCCAGACCTCTCAGGCATCTACCCCTACACCCACTCAGTCTGCACATGCAGCCACCCCTGCCAACAACACTTCCCCTAAAGGTGGGAAAAAGGACCCTCAGCTGCCACTTGCCAGAAAAGACTCAGAAGGACTAAGACACAAACTTCCAGCAAACATGTAA